One genomic segment of candidate division KSB1 bacterium includes these proteins:
- a CDS encoding metallopeptidase TldD-related protein, protein MTFLKIPMAKVAWLICAGWMQFCVPGLISAQDSLMTLLSDELNRELAVLQQEAIPPYFISYTVSDVHKTSVSASFGTLTNASSSDSRLLMVIVRVGDYRFDNSHELRGDFFDISSFGSRNVERITRENSPEAIRMAIWRLTDQQYRQAVEQYQRAKANVATKVAAEDTSADFSRELEVAVFYEPTINVKAVLGDRSIWEQKVKKYSKAFLEKKQIFGGQASFSFSVERKYLVTSEGTRIAQNAVFAQLYISGFIKADDGMELPLYKSYAASHPQDLPGDEQILMDVAAMIKKLEALRNAPLVEPYTGPAILSGRSAAVFFHEVFGHRIEGHRQKSEEEGQTFKDKIGQLILPEHLQVTFDPTLRSYRGFHLVGHYQFDDEGIQSRRIAVVENGIFKSFLMSRSPIENFPRSNGHGRAQAGYVPLSRQSNMLIESTAPLSAQQLREKLIAECNKQGKPFGLLFQDIEGGFTITGRDMPNVFNVIPTEVYRVYTDGRPDELVRGVDLVGTPLVMFSMISDASDQYDVFNGICGAESGNIPVSAMAPALLVTQVEVQKKSKSQERPPILERPDIRRIFKK, encoded by the coding sequence ATGACCTTTTTGAAAATTCCGATGGCGAAGGTCGCTTGGCTGATATGCGCGGGCTGGATGCAATTTTGCGTACCGGGTCTCATTTCAGCCCAAGATTCGCTAATGACTTTATTGAGCGATGAATTAAATCGCGAGCTTGCAGTGCTTCAACAGGAAGCAATTCCCCCGTATTTTATCAGCTATACCGTGAGCGATGTACATAAAACTAGCGTGAGCGCCTCATTTGGCACCCTGACCAATGCCAGCAGCTCGGACTCGCGTCTGCTGATGGTGATAGTTCGCGTGGGCGATTATCGATTCGATAATAGCCATGAGCTCCGAGGCGATTTTTTTGATATCTCTTCTTTTGGAAGCCGAAACGTGGAGCGCATTACGCGCGAGAATTCTCCGGAAGCGATCCGCATGGCTATCTGGCGATTGACAGACCAACAATATCGTCAGGCAGTAGAACAATATCAGCGGGCGAAGGCGAATGTCGCTACCAAAGTTGCTGCTGAGGATACCTCTGCCGATTTCTCGCGCGAATTGGAAGTGGCAGTTTTTTATGAGCCAACCATAAATGTCAAAGCGGTGCTGGGTGACCGATCCATTTGGGAACAAAAGGTCAAAAAATATTCAAAGGCATTTTTAGAAAAGAAGCAGATTTTCGGCGGACAGGCCAGCTTCAGCTTTTCAGTGGAACGGAAATATCTCGTTACCAGCGAAGGGACGAGGATCGCTCAAAATGCCGTGTTTGCCCAATTATATATTTCGGGCTTCATCAAGGCAGATGATGGCATGGAATTGCCGCTCTATAAGAGCTATGCAGCTTCCCACCCGCAGGACCTTCCTGGGGATGAGCAAATTTTAATGGACGTAGCGGCAATGATCAAGAAGCTGGAAGCGTTAAGAAACGCTCCTTTGGTAGAACCTTATACAGGTCCAGCAATTCTCTCGGGCCGATCCGCTGCAGTGTTCTTTCATGAAGTATTCGGCCATCGGATCGAGGGGCATCGGCAGAAGAGCGAGGAAGAGGGGCAGACTTTTAAGGACAAGATCGGCCAACTCATCTTGCCGGAGCATTTGCAGGTCACGTTCGATCCGACCCTGCGAAGCTATCGCGGATTTCATCTCGTTGGCCATTATCAGTTTGACGATGAAGGGATTCAATCGCGTCGGATCGCTGTGGTGGAAAATGGTATTTTCAAATCGTTTTTGATGTCGCGTTCGCCGATAGAAAATTTCCCCCGGTCCAATGGTCATGGGAGAGCCCAAGCTGGTTATGTACCCCTGTCACGACAATCCAATATGCTGATCGAATCAACAGCGCCGCTCTCGGCCCAGCAGCTCCGAGAAAAACTCATCGCTGAATGCAATAAACAGGGCAAGCCGTTCGGGCTGCTGTTTCAGGATATCGAAGGCGGGTTTACCATCACTGGGCGAGATATGCCCAACGTGTTTAATGTCATTCCCACTGAGGTCTATCGCGTTTACACCGATGGCCGGCCAGATGAATTGGTTCGCGGGGTGGACTTGGTTGGAACACCGCTGGTGATGTTTTCGATGATCTCGGATGCCAGCGACCAATATGATGTATTCAATGGCATTTGTGGCGCCGAATCCGGCAATATCCCCGTATCTGCGATGGCTCCTGCACTCCTTGTCACCCAAGTCGAAGTTCAGAAGAAAAGCAAATCGCAAGAGCGACCGCCAATTCTGGAACGGCCAGACATTAGAAGAATTTTCAAAAAGTAA
- a CDS encoding metallopeptidase TldD-related protein, with the protein MKNIIRRITLFISMPLIFIASISAKTETTHDIILSAMKDELTRNLQQLQLESLQRPFFISYTVRDFTSVSISATLGALIESEVSPLRSYNVRVMVGNYQMTDENFQDSAPSDFQSSLLQGMDELPIEDDYYGIRRALWISTDRVYKSASEKYERKKAALEQQELSEEERSLEDFSRAPVVKYRKPAPEFKFDRARWEGIVRQLSSLFKAYPDIYTSQVRFNLVHGDSYFINSEGTEVIQPFRLASIIVNGSAQAVDGDWLTDTFFFIGFSPDELPSLPVLKQETISLVERLLALRRAPVFDGAYTGPVMFEGTAVAELMSQQLFERPGGLLAFRKPVTAAIGRSQPLPSQSLEDKIGTRILSRDLTIVARPTLKSFAGTNLIGSYEIDEEGVVPPNEILLVENGILKMLLSNRTPTLKIKSSNGHERPMFSLGKFAGSRLGPSVIVITSNQGKTAAEMKTELLKLAQQEGLEYAIIIRKMTFSLRTAMVYRVRVADGSEELVRSASLGRLAVSSLRRIYLASSEQILYQKGGIPASYIVPNALIFEELELEQEKRSFTPKLPVVPSPLLTNQ; encoded by the coding sequence ATGAAAAATATAATTAGACGGATTACCCTATTCATATCGATGCCGCTAATTTTCATTGCATCTATTTCTGCAAAGACTGAGACGACGCACGACATCATCTTATCTGCCATGAAAGATGAGTTGACCCGAAACCTGCAACAACTGCAATTGGAAAGTCTGCAGCGGCCATTTTTCATTTCCTACACGGTTCGCGATTTCACATCCGTTTCGATTTCGGCAACGCTTGGCGCTCTCATCGAATCGGAGGTAAGCCCATTGCGCAGCTACAATGTGCGCGTTATGGTTGGAAATTATCAGATGACCGATGAAAATTTTCAGGACTCAGCGCCGAGCGACTTTCAAAGTTCATTACTGCAGGGCATGGATGAATTGCCGATTGAAGATGATTATTATGGTATTCGACGTGCGCTGTGGATCTCGACCGATCGGGTATATAAAAGCGCATCGGAAAAATATGAACGAAAAAAAGCAGCCCTGGAACAGCAGGAGCTAAGTGAAGAGGAACGTTCGCTGGAGGATTTCAGTCGGGCGCCTGTCGTAAAATATCGCAAACCAGCGCCGGAGTTCAAATTCGACCGAGCTCGCTGGGAGGGCATCGTCCGACAATTGTCGTCGCTATTCAAAGCCTACCCAGATATTTACACGTCTCAAGTTCGATTCAATTTAGTTCATGGCGATAGCTATTTCATCAACAGCGAGGGCACTGAGGTGATCCAGCCGTTCAGGCTGGCTTCCATTATCGTTAATGGGTCCGCCCAAGCGGTTGATGGGGATTGGCTTACCGACACATTCTTTTTCATCGGGTTCAGCCCAGATGAACTGCCATCACTTCCGGTGCTGAAACAGGAGACAATCTCGTTGGTTGAACGCTTGTTGGCATTGCGCCGTGCTCCAGTTTTCGATGGTGCTTATACTGGACCCGTGATGTTTGAGGGCACAGCGGTGGCTGAATTGATGTCCCAACAATTGTTTGAGCGACCTGGTGGGTTGCTCGCTTTCCGCAAGCCGGTCACTGCTGCAATCGGGCGCTCCCAGCCTTTACCCAGTCAATCGCTCGAAGATAAAATCGGCACCCGCATTCTCTCTCGAGACCTGACCATTGTCGCACGCCCAACGCTGAAAAGTTTTGCAGGGACAAACCTCATTGGGAGTTATGAAATCGATGAGGAGGGCGTAGTCCCACCAAATGAAATCTTATTGGTTGAGAATGGCATTTTAAAAATGTTATTGAGCAATCGTACCCCAACACTCAAAATCAAATCTTCTAATGGCCATGAACGGCCAATGTTCAGCCTTGGAAAATTTGCTGGCAGCCGACTCGGGCCAAGTGTGATCGTCATTACCAGCAACCAAGGGAAAACAGCGGCTGAAATGAAAACTGAATTGCTCAAATTGGCCCAGCAGGAGGGGCTGGAATATGCTATCATCATCCGCAAGATGACTTTTTCGCTTCGGACAGCAATGGTTTATCGGGTTCGGGTGGCTGATGGTAGCGAAGAATTGGTCCGTTCGGCAAGCCTGGGTCGATTGGCTGTCAGCTCATTGAGGCGCATCTATTTGGCAAGTTCCGAGCAAATCTTATATCAAAAGGGCGGCATTCCCGCCTCCTATATCGTTCCTAATGCGCTCATTTTTGAGGAACTCGAGCTCGAACAAGAGAAACGATCGTTTACGCCAAAGCTTCCGGTGGTGCCAAGCCCGCTGCTGACGAACCAGTAA
- a CDS encoding nucleoside 2-deoxyribosyltransferase yields the protein MRIYFSASISGGRKYLDIYKKIVAYLKEQGHQVLTEHIVIDNIFDFENQLSPQAIFERDIQWLNECDRVVAEVSNPSLGVGYEICYALEHRVPTLCLYQPGIFVSRMIIGNTSPYLTLYEYRNEPLLFQQLDEFLGRANLKAASD from the coding sequence ATGAGGATCTATTTTTCAGCGTCGATCTCTGGTGGCAGAAAATATCTAGATATTTATAAAAAGATCGTAGCTTATTTAAAGGAGCAGGGGCATCAGGTATTAACAGAGCATATTGTGATCGACAATATTTTCGATTTTGAAAATCAGCTCAGTCCGCAAGCGATCTTCGAGCGAGATATTCAATGGCTAAATGAGTGCGATCGCGTGGTCGCCGAGGTCTCAAACCCTTCGTTAGGGGTGGGCTATGAGATCTGCTATGCGTTGGAGCATCGCGTTCCAACTCTGTGCCTCTATCAACCGGGAATTTTCGTGAGCCGCATGATCATCGGAAATACATCTCCATATCTGACATTGTACGAATATCGGAACGAACCGCTTTTATTTCAGCAATTGGATGAATTCCTCGGCCGAGCCAATTTGAAAGCTGCTTCAGATTGA
- a CDS encoding nucleotidyltransferase domain-containing protein, with protein sequence MRFGLREHEIKQLTQIIFSFPEVQEAIIFGSRAMGNFKSGSDVDIAIRGKNITHEIITQIRYLLNEETLMPYFFDVVDYDQITNEDLKQHIDQFGKELLPSKPAIDVSI encoded by the coding sequence ATGAGATTCGGACTGCGAGAACATGAGATCAAGCAGCTAACGCAAATTATCTTTTCTTTCCCAGAAGTCCAGGAGGCAATTATTTTCGGCTCGCGCGCGATGGGAAATTTTAAGAGCGGCTCAGATGTAGATATCGCTATCAGAGGCAAAAACATCACCCACGAAATTATTACTCAGATTCGATATCTTCTGAACGAAGAGACTCTGATGCCCTATTTTTTCGATGTGGTGGATTATGATCAGATAACAAATGAGGATTTAAAACAGCATATTGACCAATTTGGCAAGGAGCTTTTACCAAGCAAACCAGCGATCGATGTCTCGATCTGA
- a CDS encoding nucleotidyltransferase substrate binding protein has translation MNPKEMRWKQRFQNFAKAFELLERTARVQQLSEIERAGLIQFFEIAFELSWKTMKDYLESLGFLVKTPRETIKQAFQIELISDGETWLRALEDRNLTTHIYDEAFALQIERVIRENYLPIIRQLYDKLQPEAQG, from the coding sequence ATGAATCCAAAAGAAATGCGCTGGAAACAACGCTTTCAAAACTTCGCAAAAGCTTTTGAGCTTTTGGAGCGAACGGCACGTGTCCAACAACTATCAGAAATAGAGCGAGCTGGTTTGATTCAGTTTTTTGAAATTGCCTTCGAGCTCTCCTGGAAAACAATGAAAGATTATCTCGAATCGCTGGGTTTTTTGGTAAAAACGCCACGAGAGACGATCAAGCAAGCGTTCCAAATCGAGTTAATCTCCGACGGGGAGACCTGGCTGCGAGCATTAGAAGATCGCAATTTGACAACGCACATTTATGATGAAGCGTTCGCTTTGCAGATCGAACGGGTGATCAGAGAAAACTATCTGCCGATCATCAGGCAGCTTTATGACAAATTACAACCTGAGGCGCAGGGATGA
- a CDS encoding N-acetylmuramoyl-L-alanine amidase, whose amino-acid sequence MQIQWIESQFFDPGKIENAMIIIHHTGSTNGMINSFEGTINWFKPAVWRTTNQASAHYIIARVERPIVQMVRDEDTAWHAGKSSWVIRGQLRESLNRWSIGIELQGDGQIVPYTAFQYEALIWLVRQKMRQFNIPIELIRGHQEVSPWKPDPGPLFDWDRFRRALTSVSVPGADIPPGEYEDEDGDGIVYIDETDDVYIPSGRERGILGKLLDFLARLFK is encoded by the coding sequence ATGCAGATACAATGGATAGAGAGTCAATTTTTTGATCCCGGTAAAATTGAAAACGCCATGATCATCATTCATCATACCGGCAGCACCAATGGGATGATCAACAGCTTCGAGGGGACGATCAACTGGTTCAAGCCAGCGGTGTGGCGAACCACCAATCAGGCTTCGGCGCATTACATCATCGCTCGTGTCGAACGGCCGATCGTTCAGATGGTGCGGGATGAGGACACGGCCTGGCATGCCGGCAAAAGTAGCTGGGTCATTCGAGGTCAATTGCGCGAAAGTTTAAATCGATGGAGCATCGGCATTGAGCTGCAAGGGGATGGTCAAATCGTTCCTTATACAGCTTTTCAATACGAAGCGCTGATCTGGTTGGTCAGACAGAAGATGCGGCAATTTAATATCCCGATCGAACTGATTCGCGGCCATCAGGAAGTCTCTCCCTGGAAGCCAGACCCAGGCCCGTTGTTCGATTGGGATCGCTTTCGACGTGCGCTGACCTCTGTATCTGTCCCTGGCGCGGATATTCCTCCTGGCGAATATGAGGATGAGGATGGCGATGGCATCGTCTATATCGATGAAACCGATGATGTGTACATCCCAAGTGGCCGCGAGCGAGGGATATTAGGCAAATTGCTGGATTTCTTGGCTAGGCTGTTTAAATGA
- a CDS encoding AIR synthase family protein, with translation MIDPQDVLPVGKLAPSFLSELLEKYTMEDETVVVGPKVGMDATVIDQGDFYLIAKTDPITFVTESIGHYAIHVNANDIACMGGIPRWFLATVLLPEKKSDRLLVENIFSQLQTACQELDILFCGGHTEITYGLDRPIIVGQMLGVAEKGSLVTGENVRPGDDVLLSKGIAIEATSIIAREKAEPLTQLYSAELVEKCRNFLYDPGISVIKDAKLAVEIGGVHAMHDPTEGGLAMGLHELAIATGLGLKIFEHEILILPESKLLCDQYDIDPMGAIASGALLIVVDPHFTSKIIENLKKNQIEIRNIGKVMPVEYGVKLVIDNDEIDLPLFHQDEITKLFQA, from the coding sequence ATGATCGATCCGCAGGACGTTCTACCCGTTGGCAAATTAGCTCCGTCGTTCCTCTCGGAATTGCTGGAAAAATACACCATGGAAGACGAGACCGTGGTTGTTGGGCCTAAAGTTGGCATGGATGCCACGGTGATTGACCAAGGCGATTTTTATTTGATCGCGAAAACCGATCCCATCACTTTCGTAACCGAGAGTATCGGCCATTATGCGATTCATGTCAATGCCAACGATATCGCTTGCATGGGAGGAATTCCCCGATGGTTCCTCGCAACCGTCCTGCTGCCTGAGAAAAAGTCGGATAGACTCTTAGTTGAGAATATCTTTTCACAGCTTCAAACCGCGTGTCAGGAGCTGGATATCTTGTTTTGCGGGGGACACACCGAGATCACTTATGGCTTAGATCGTCCTATTATAGTCGGCCAGATGTTAGGGGTTGCAGAGAAAGGATCGCTGGTCACCGGCGAGAACGTCCGTCCCGGGGATGACGTGCTTTTAAGCAAAGGGATCGCCATCGAAGCCACCTCGATCATCGCTCGAGAAAAAGCTGAGCCGTTAACCCAGCTCTATTCTGCAGAATTGGTGGAAAAGTGCCGAAATTTCCTATATGATCCAGGGATCAGTGTGATCAAAGATGCAAAGCTGGCAGTTGAGATCGGCGGCGTCCATGCCATGCATGATCCCACCGAAGGCGGACTAGCCATGGGGCTCCACGAATTAGCGATCGCTACCGGCTTGGGACTTAAAATTTTCGAGCACGAGATCCTGATCCTGCCAGAATCCAAGCTGCTCTGCGATCAATATGATATTGATCCAATGGGAGCAATCGCTTCTGGGGCGCTGCTGATCGTCGTCGATCCGCACTTCACCAGCAAAATAATCGAAAATTTAAAAAAAAATCAGATCGAAATTCGAAACATCGGCAAAGTGATGCCAGTTGAATATGGTGTCAAGCTCGTTATCGACAACGATGAGATCGATCTACCCCTGTTTCATCAGGACGAGATCACCAAGCTATTTCAAGCGTGA
- a CDS encoding TIGR04076 family protein, translated as MGYDLKITIRDVRGFCPIYHPGDCFWLEQGYIINPEKARRICLHSLASLLPYHVALSHGVAPIAIGLNKRDENRAYVQCLDPCEWTGGGTVTFEVEIQS; from the coding sequence ATGGGATATGATCTCAAAATCACGATAAGGGATGTGCGAGGCTTTTGTCCAATTTATCATCCTGGAGATTGTTTCTGGTTAGAGCAGGGATATATTATCAATCCCGAAAAAGCCCGCCGGATTTGTCTTCATTCACTCGCTTCGCTCTTGCCGTATCATGTGGCGCTGTCCCATGGCGTTGCGCCAATAGCTATTGGTTTGAACAAGCGTGATGAAAATCGCGCTTACGTACAATGTCTGGACCCATGCGAATGGACGGGTGGCGGAACCGTGACATTTGAGGTGGAGATCCAATCATGA
- a CDS encoding MFS transporter encodes MTDTVLAKPHHSPEFRLRRFLNWFPMGLTYAFLYMARYNLTVSKNALGDLMSKSDFGLIFGIGTFTYAFAFLLNGPLTDRIGGKKAILISAFGAATMNLFMGLTLYLLLAQQVKLNLLIVFSICYMLNMYFQSFGAVAIVKVNASWFHVRERGVFGGIFGVLISLGLYFAFDWSEAVVRATMVNVPAKLNFLEAGLRRLIGATNATVDQTWWIFFVPAIILYLFFILESFILKDRPGQAGFADFDTHDASSGEEDKKFQLKEILTRILTNRVIIIVAIIEMCTGVLRQGIMHWYHIFAKEELGLGPTDFMQAHWGLMLMIAGASGGMLAGFLSDKIFGSRRGPVAALLYGAMILSTIIMAFVLYQPLYLAILVTVISFSVIGTHGMLSGTATMDFGGRRAAATAVGLIDGAVYLGTAIQSVSLGFLTERNWHYWPLFLIPFSIFGFLLALSIWHAFPKGRKAGH; translated from the coding sequence ATGACTGATACTGTGCTTGCTAAGCCGCACCATTCTCCTGAATTTCGTCTGCGCCGTTTTCTAAATTGGTTTCCTATGGGTTTGACCTACGCCTTTCTTTACATGGCTCGCTACAATTTGACGGTCTCCAAAAATGCATTGGGCGACTTAATGTCCAAAAGCGATTTCGGATTGATCTTTGGCATTGGCACCTTTACCTACGCGTTTGCGTTTTTGTTGAATGGTCCCTTAACCGACCGGATTGGGGGAAAAAAAGCGATCTTAATTTCCGCGTTTGGCGCCGCTACCATGAATCTCTTCATGGGGCTAACTCTCTATTTGCTGCTTGCCCAGCAGGTAAAGCTGAATCTGCTGATCGTTTTTTCCATCTGTTATATGCTAAATATGTACTTTCAGAGCTTTGGGGCTGTGGCGATTGTCAAGGTCAACGCTTCGTGGTTTCATGTGCGAGAGCGGGGGGTGTTCGGCGGAATTTTCGGGGTGCTGATCTCATTGGGGCTTTATTTCGCGTTCGACTGGAGCGAAGCGGTCGTTCGTGCGACCATGGTCAATGTGCCTGCCAAATTGAACTTTCTCGAAGCAGGATTGCGCCGCCTCATTGGTGCGACCAACGCCACTGTGGATCAAACATGGTGGATTTTCTTTGTTCCTGCCATCATCCTCTATTTATTCTTTATCCTGGAGAGCTTCATTTTGAAAGATCGTCCCGGCCAAGCTGGGTTTGCAGATTTTGATACTCATGATGCCTCATCAGGCGAAGAAGACAAAAAGTTCCAGTTGAAAGAGATCTTAACACGCATTCTCACCAATCGCGTGATCATTATTGTCGCGATCATCGAAATGTGCACTGGGGTCCTGCGACAGGGCATTATGCATTGGTACCACATTTTCGCCAAGGAGGAGCTCGGATTAGGGCCTACCGATTTCATGCAAGCTCATTGGGGGTTGATGCTCATGATTGCTGGAGCCAGCGGAGGGATGCTGGCCGGTTTCTTATCGGATAAGATTTTCGGTTCTCGTCGGGGGCCAGTGGCTGCGCTCCTTTATGGCGCCATGATCCTTTCTACCATTATCATGGCGTTCGTGCTCTATCAACCGCTTTATCTCGCAATCCTGGTGACTGTTATCTCATTTAGCGTCATCGGCACCCATGGCATGTTATCTGGGACTGCCACCATGGACTTTGGCGGCCGGCGGGCTGCGGCCACGGCGGTCGGATTGATCGATGGCGCGGTTTATTTGGGGACAGCCATTCAATCGGTCTCGTTGGGATTTCTGACTGAAAGAAACTGGCATTATTGGCCTTTGTTTCTGATCCCATTTTCGATTTTTGGATTTCTTTTGGCCTTAAGCATCTGGCACGCGTTTCCAAAAGGTCGAAAAGCTGGCCATTAA
- a CDS encoding DUF4062 domain-containing protein encodes MKVFVSSTYEDLKEYREAVRDAIISRGYQPIMMEYFTPEGTEPPKPECLKRLREADIVVAIYAFRYGHIFEGDDKSITELEYELAVKKKKKIFFFMPHKDLARRWPKAFREENEKLREFRGKIQRDHYVQFFRSKDDLKFLVLKTLPHDLEIDLEKALNDARDETKNVPPQKQMEIIDQLIAANEEGRLSDEALAVSSRLITSNFKTFDSSLKLSLVHATNELLTGSLTVGDYEKIANRYTRWKQLKRKLRRVAGPALLFLLIGFFIGFLSYRYNWFNARVKYLAAKNTNPMDVVEWLAEEKVGENINFDDVASPGTLKAIIGLSFAYELDPKNQELRSNLERLLRDVRRDMRQRFTPPERLQNDLLVLNKIYEYVPYAGIRNVADSLKPRVDLIHLDQQWANPEVSDKTLLSGYQAVLRNYRNQIDAAGVQRKIDELSQSVARFEQIKAMQASDTVTITEQSKLWQDYIAGHRNSPERAFGQSEIDRIKGLMDEYASISVEDAFVVCRSVVDLNPIGKADHFPVGNVCAWAKVRAPRAEVVVFKWFANNSLYHTFNVKVDRNLEAGYRVHSAKNYGSEYRGRNEVRLYNSQNQLIGRRVFYVG; translated from the coding sequence ATGAAAGTTTTTGTGAGTTCTACTTATGAGGATCTGAAGGAATATCGCGAGGCGGTGCGCGATGCCATCATCTCTCGAGGCTATCAGCCAATTATGATGGAGTACTTTACACCCGAAGGAACAGAACCGCCAAAACCGGAATGTCTTAAACGGCTCAGAGAAGCTGATATCGTCGTAGCAATCTATGCTTTTCGTTATGGACATATCTTCGAAGGCGATGATAAATCCATTACTGAATTGGAGTACGAGCTGGCAGTTAAAAAGAAAAAGAAGATCTTCTTTTTCATGCCGCATAAAGATCTGGCCAGACGATGGCCCAAGGCATTTCGAGAAGAGAACGAGAAGCTTCGGGAGTTTCGAGGAAAGATTCAGCGTGACCATTATGTCCAGTTTTTTCGAAGCAAAGATGATTTAAAATTTTTGGTCTTGAAGACCCTGCCCCACGATCTGGAAATAGACTTAGAAAAGGCCTTAAATGATGCCCGCGATGAAACGAAAAATGTTCCTCCTCAAAAACAAATGGAGATCATTGACCAACTGATCGCGGCCAACGAGGAAGGACGTCTCAGCGATGAAGCTTTGGCAGTCAGCTCTCGGCTCATTACCAGCAATTTCAAGACGTTTGATTCCTCTCTCAAGCTATCGCTTGTTCATGCGACGAATGAGTTGCTCACTGGCAGTTTGACAGTTGGCGATTACGAGAAAATAGCCAATCGTTATACGCGCTGGAAACAATTGAAGCGGAAGCTGAGGCGGGTTGCGGGGCCAGCTTTATTGTTTCTGTTGATTGGTTTCTTTATTGGATTTCTATCCTACCGCTATAACTGGTTCAATGCCCGAGTCAAATATCTGGCAGCTAAAAATACCAACCCGATGGATGTGGTAGAATGGCTGGCAGAAGAAAAGGTGGGTGAAAATATCAATTTCGATGATGTCGCCAGCCCCGGCACTTTGAAGGCGATCATCGGTCTCAGCTTCGCATACGAATTGGATCCTAAAAACCAGGAACTCCGATCCAATCTGGAGCGATTGCTCCGGGATGTGCGGCGCGACATGCGCCAGAGGTTCACTCCGCCAGAACGACTGCAAAACGATTTGCTTGTTTTAAACAAAATATATGAATATGTACCCTATGCTGGAATTCGAAACGTTGCTGATTCGCTGAAGCCACGAGTTGATCTGATTCATCTGGACCAGCAATGGGCCAACCCCGAGGTCAGTGATAAAACTTTGCTGAGCGGTTACCAGGCGGTGCTTCGAAACTATCGGAACCAGATCGATGCCGCTGGAGTGCAGCGGAAAATTGACGAGCTGTCCCAATCTGTCGCTCGATTTGAACAGATTAAAGCCATGCAAGCTTCGGATACCGTGACAATTACCGAACAATCGAAGCTTTGGCAGGATTATATCGCCGGCCATCGGAACAGCCCAGAGCGGGCTTTCGGGCAAAGCGAGATCGATCGGATCAAAGGGCTCATGGATGAATATGCCAGCATTTCAGTGGAGGATGCCTTTGTCGTGTGTCGCAGTGTAGTGGATCTGAATCCTATCGGGAAAGCAGATCATTTTCCCGTCGGCAATGTCTGCGCATGGGCCAAGGTCCGAGCTCCTCGGGCAGAGGTTGTGGTGTTTAAATGGTTCGCCAACAATTCGCTCTACCATACATTTAATGTGAAAGTTGATCGCAACCTCGAGGCCGGCTATCGCGTTCATTCGGCGAAGAACTATGGCTCAGAATATCGGGGAAGAAACGAAGTGCGGCTCTACAATAGTCAAAATCAGCTCATAGGACGGAGGGTATTTTATGTCGGATAA